Proteins encoded together in one Miscanthus floridulus cultivar M001 chromosome 16, ASM1932011v1, whole genome shotgun sequence window:
- the LOC136511521 gene encoding uncharacterized protein has translation MLPVLVVEKPKLQSIIIKDTLAVPVAHGLFPAAPSAPPQDLALHIVTKIMELAEGLNNLLDEEDDLFEIIAEEFTPRTRRATRAKEQIDDRFLRRSKRHAVKNQGYMTPPVNRKEKEIPSPMPLACILAPGDSVAPHLTENIVHGIATGFLQIQPSAVPAAILKADVNEDHN, from the exons ATGCTGCCTGTATTAGTTGTTGAGAAGCCCAAGCTCCAATCCATCATTATTAAAGATACTCTAGCAGTCCCTGTTGCTCATGGCTTGTTCCCTGCAGCTCCGAGTGCTCCTCCCCAGGATCTTGCACTACATATCGTAACAAAG ATCATGGAACTAGCTGAGGGTCTAAACAACCTGCTTGATGAGGAGGATGATCTCTTTGAGATCATTGCTGAAGAATTCACCCCACGCACGAGGAGGGCCACCAGAGCCAAGGAACAGATCGATGACAGGTTCCTTAGGCGCAGCAAGAGACATGCTGTAAAAAATCAAGGTTACATGACACCCCCTGTGAATCGCAAGGAGAAGGAGATCCCAAGCCCCATGCCCTTGGCCTGCATCCTGGCCCCAGGAGACTCTGTTGCACCACACCTCACTGAGAACATCGTGCATGGAATTGCAACGGGCTTCCTTCAGATACAGCCTTCGGCTGTGCCTGCTGCCATCCTGAAGGCCGATGTCAATGAAGATCACAACTAG